A genomic region of uncultured Paludibaculum sp. contains the following coding sequences:
- a CDS encoding ornithine cyclodeaminase family protein — translation MRFIDREEVARRLTYDLCIPIVRDAMMAFSRGETIQHLRSILTLSQGRLFGIMPGALGANAPFGAKLISVFHGNADLGRQSHQGVVVLFDPVTGAPVCVVHAGELTAIRTAAASAVATDALARKDAHRLTILGSGEQAATHARAIAKVRDLEHILIWGRSPERAQALAEKLQVELDLPITNALTVREAVADADIICTVTSAEEPILRGEWVRPGTHLNVVGSSHAGPVEVDNQLVVHSRFIADSREGVVQQGAEFLSAKRAGLIDDSHIVAEIGQVLCGEMEGRRSSDEITVYKSLGHVVQDLASAWALYTSGE, via the coding sequence ATGCGATTCATTGATCGCGAGGAAGTTGCCCGCCGTCTTACCTACGACCTCTGCATCCCCATCGTCCGCGACGCGATGATGGCGTTCTCCCGCGGTGAGACCATCCAGCATCTGCGGTCCATCCTCACCCTATCTCAAGGCCGGCTGTTCGGCATCATGCCCGGCGCCCTCGGCGCCAACGCCCCGTTCGGAGCCAAGTTGATCAGCGTCTTCCACGGCAACGCCGACCTCGGCCGGCAGTCGCACCAGGGCGTTGTCGTGCTCTTCGATCCAGTCACCGGAGCTCCAGTCTGCGTCGTCCATGCCGGCGAACTCACCGCCATCCGCACCGCCGCGGCTAGCGCCGTCGCGACAGACGCCCTTGCGCGAAAGGACGCTCACCGCCTGACGATCCTCGGCTCCGGCGAACAGGCCGCCACGCACGCCCGGGCCATCGCCAAGGTGCGCGATCTGGAGCACATCCTCATCTGGGGCCGTTCACCGGAACGCGCTCAGGCGCTTGCTGAGAAGCTACAAGTGGAACTCGATCTTCCAATCACCAACGCACTGACTGTGCGGGAAGCGGTGGCCGATGCCGATATCATTTGCACAGTCACATCGGCAGAGGAACCCATCCTCAGGGGAGAGTGGGTGCGGCCGGGCACTCACCTAAATGTGGTCGGCTCCAGCCACGCCGGGCCCGTCGAAGTCGACAACCAACTGGTCGTCCACTCGCGTTTCATAGCCGACAGCCGCGAAGGCGTCGTGCAGCAGGGCGCCGAGTTCTTGAGCGCCAAACGGGCCGGACTCATCGACGACAGTCACATCGTCGCCGAGATTGGACAGGTGTTGTGTGGCGAGATGGAAGGACGCCGCTCATCGGACGAGATCACGGTCTACAAGTCGTTGGGCCACGTCGTCCAGGACTTGGCCAGCGCATGGGCGCTGTATACAAGTGGCGAATAG
- a CDS encoding PKD domain-containing protein: MSFLVSRHALRVILMPMLAALLPAQPQPLARPGVTFPIFQFPTDQIPRVDGNTEDWAMVPESYMIGTDQLMDTVHGRGTNIDRKDLDVRVKVGWVKGINRLYFLYEAYDNYWDFSRNDLHNDLFEVVVDGDLSGGPLIAQMHPNKDIPRWDAHFSMHGVHAQNYHIFTPAVGKDWALAWGCQPWIKDLPYMNAAYQYNFKPGESGRLTLEFWITPFDYASCDGPSHSVESKLWENKIIGLSWSILDYDDVNAKTHVGFWNLSHKQTMYGNASELVSFRLMPLEPNLRKKLDAQWSFVVADMDRRLIAFTDRTVGQVTSWKWGFGDGTESTEQHPIHAYKDAGQYIVTLYVEGPAGKSRRAKIWDVTVK; this comes from the coding sequence ATGAGTTTCCTTGTGTCCAGGCATGCCTTGCGCGTGATCCTGATGCCGATGCTGGCCGCGCTGCTGCCGGCCCAACCGCAGCCACTCGCGCGGCCCGGCGTTACGTTCCCCATATTCCAGTTCCCCACTGACCAGATTCCGCGCGTGGACGGCAACACGGAAGATTGGGCGATGGTCCCGGAGAGCTACATGATCGGCACCGACCAGTTGATGGATACGGTGCATGGACGCGGGACGAACATCGATCGCAAGGATCTGGATGTACGCGTGAAAGTCGGCTGGGTGAAGGGAATCAACCGGCTGTACTTCCTCTACGAGGCGTATGACAACTACTGGGATTTCTCGCGGAACGACCTGCACAACGACCTGTTCGAGGTGGTGGTGGACGGGGATTTGTCGGGCGGGCCGCTGATTGCGCAGATGCATCCCAACAAGGATATTCCTCGGTGGGATGCACACTTCTCGATGCATGGCGTACATGCGCAGAACTATCACATCTTCACTCCTGCAGTGGGCAAGGACTGGGCTCTGGCGTGGGGTTGCCAGCCGTGGATCAAGGACCTGCCGTATATGAACGCGGCGTACCAGTACAACTTCAAGCCGGGCGAGTCGGGGCGGTTGACCCTGGAGTTCTGGATCACTCCCTTCGACTACGCGAGCTGCGACGGCCCCTCGCATTCTGTGGAGTCGAAGCTCTGGGAGAACAAGATCATCGGGCTGTCGTGGTCGATTTTGGACTATGACGACGTCAATGCGAAGACGCATGTCGGATTCTGGAACCTGTCGCACAAGCAGACCATGTATGGAAACGCGTCGGAACTGGTGTCGTTCCGACTGATGCCGCTGGAGCCGAATCTGCGGAAGAAGCTCGATGCGCAGTGGTCGTTCGTGGTGGCGGACATGGACCGGCGTCTGATCGCATTCACCGACCGGACGGTGGGGCAGGTGACTTCGTGGAAGTGGGGTTTCGGCGATGGCACGGAGTCGACGGAACAACATCCGATTCATGCGTACAAGGACGCCGGACAGTACATTGTCACGCTATATGTGGAAGGGCCGGCGGGCAAGTCGCGCAGAGCCAAGATATGGGACGTGACGGTGAAATAG
- a CDS encoding FAD-dependent oxidoreductase has product MLGKVAVLGGGVAGLSAAHELAERGFQVHVYERKAVLGGKARSIPVLGSGAGGRADLPGEHGFRFFPGFYQHVTDTMARIPFGSGGNCHDNLVVATRILLARAGLSEITWVARNPRTLDDLRVFLIELLTPLGVPLDEVVFFVSRLIVLATSCPQRRLAEYERIRWWDFIQAPRMSTVYQSYLAQGMTRSLVAMRAEESSTRTVGYILLQLFYGLISPDRVFDRLLAGPTNDVWIHPWTSYLEGLGVVFHRGARVSGISTHAGRVTGVTLEDSSQVTADYYIAALPVEVMATLLTDELKAAAPSLAGIGNLKTRWMNGIQFYLSKDQPLAHGHVIYLDSPWALTSISQRQFWTGIDLAQYGDGAVQGILSVDISDWEAPGTLTGKPARACSAEEIKSEVWHQLKQHLNDGGETTIDDGQLLGWFLDPDIEFPNPGEATNAEPLLINTAGSLQYRPEAQVELENFFVASDYVRTYTDLACMEAANEAARRAVNCLLAASGSTAAPAALWPLEEPGFLKPFQEIDRIRFALGRPHSLTLLDRH; this is encoded by the coding sequence ATGCTGGGCAAGGTTGCGGTACTTGGCGGCGGTGTCGCCGGACTTAGCGCTGCGCACGAGTTAGCCGAGCGCGGCTTTCAGGTGCACGTGTACGAACGAAAGGCGGTTCTTGGCGGCAAGGCCCGGTCCATTCCCGTGCTCGGCTCGGGGGCCGGTGGTCGGGCTGATCTGCCCGGCGAGCACGGCTTTCGCTTCTTCCCCGGTTTCTATCAGCATGTGACCGACACGATGGCGCGGATTCCCTTCGGTTCCGGCGGTAATTGTCACGACAACCTGGTGGTGGCGACACGCATTCTGCTCGCCCGCGCCGGCCTCTCGGAGATCACCTGGGTCGCCCGCAATCCGCGCACGCTCGACGACTTGCGGGTCTTCCTGATCGAGCTTCTCACTCCACTTGGCGTCCCACTGGATGAGGTCGTGTTCTTCGTGAGCCGGTTGATCGTCCTCGCCACGAGTTGTCCGCAGCGCCGGCTGGCCGAGTACGAAAGGATCCGCTGGTGGGACTTCATACAGGCGCCACGGATGTCGACGGTTTACCAGTCGTACCTGGCCCAGGGCATGACCCGCTCGCTGGTGGCCATGCGCGCCGAGGAGAGCAGCACGCGCACGGTCGGCTATATTCTGCTGCAGCTCTTCTACGGCCTGATCAGCCCTGACCGCGTTTTCGACCGCCTGCTGGCTGGGCCCACCAACGATGTGTGGATTCACCCTTGGACCAGCTATCTGGAGGGCCTCGGGGTCGTTTTCCATCGCGGCGCGCGGGTCTCGGGCATTTCGACGCATGCGGGGCGCGTCACGGGCGTCACCCTGGAGGACTCGTCCCAGGTGACGGCTGACTATTACATTGCCGCACTGCCCGTGGAGGTCATGGCCACCCTGCTCACTGACGAACTAAAAGCGGCAGCACCGTCGCTAGCTGGGATTGGCAATCTCAAGACGCGCTGGATGAACGGCATCCAGTTCTATCTGTCGAAGGACCAACCGCTGGCCCACGGCCACGTCATCTACCTGGATTCACCGTGGGCTTTGACTTCCATTTCACAGAGGCAGTTCTGGACGGGCATCGACCTTGCGCAGTACGGAGACGGCGCGGTGCAGGGCATTCTGTCGGTGGACATCTCCGACTGGGAAGCGCCCGGCACCCTGACTGGCAAGCCTGCGCGCGCGTGCAGCGCCGAGGAGATCAAGAGCGAAGTCTGGCACCAGTTGAAGCAGCACCTGAACGATGGCGGGGAGACCACCATCGACGATGGTCAACTGCTGGGGTGGTTCCTCGACCCGGACATCGAGTTCCCCAATCCCGGAGAAGCAACCAATGCCGAACCACTGCTCATCAACACAGCCGGGTCGCTGCAATACCGGCCGGAAGCTCAGGTCGAACTTGAGAACTTCTTTGTGGCTTCGGACTACGTGCGGACCTACACTGATCTGGCCTGCATGGAGGCCGCCAATGAAGCGGCGCGCCGGGCGGTGAATTGTCTGCTGGCCGCGTCTGGCTCGACCGCCGCGCCGGCCGCTCTCTGGCCGCTTGAGGAACCCGGGTTCCTCAAGCCTTTCCAGGAGATCGATCGCATCCGCTTTGCTCTTGGCCGGCCGCACTCCCTCACGCTGCTCGACCGGCACTAA
- a CDS encoding aminoacyl-histidine dipeptidase — MTLTLADLQPQPLWRHFAAISAIPRASAKEQAARAYVLGQASALGLEAIQDAVGNVVVRKPARPGREGAPMAALQGHLDMVCEKNEGTAHNFDTDPIQVVIDGDWVKAAGTTLGADNGVGVAAALAVMESTDVAHGPLEFVFTIDEESGLTGASEFPTGLLRSKYFLNLDGEEEGALCIGCAGGLNTVARRAVQFQSVPPGDALRVRISGLQGGHSGLDINKGRGNAVRILGQVMQVLLDRVPMAIASLQGGSKRNAIPREASAIVVVDPVRIPELNAVLDEWQAALRADLGSFDPGLRITAEPAPRPEQVLSDTDARAVVDTLASQHHGVLAMSPDVPGLVQTSTNLAIVLTRDGTVEIETSQRSPILTSKLAAARMVSTVFAAGGFQTEQTGGYPGWKPEPASEIVRLSKAAHNEILGHVPELMAMHAGLECGVIGEKHDGMEMISFGPHIVDVHSPSERLKISSVEPFYRFLTGLLERL; from the coding sequence ATGACTCTTACTCTCGCTGATCTCCAGCCCCAGCCCCTCTGGCGGCACTTTGCGGCCATCTCGGCCATTCCTCGCGCGTCGGCCAAAGAGCAGGCGGCCCGCGCCTACGTATTGGGCCAGGCGTCGGCTCTCGGTCTGGAAGCGATCCAGGATGCCGTCGGAAATGTCGTCGTGAGAAAGCCGGCGCGGCCGGGTCGCGAAGGCGCGCCAATGGCCGCGCTGCAGGGCCATCTCGACATGGTCTGCGAAAAGAACGAAGGCACGGCGCACAACTTCGATACCGATCCAATCCAAGTGGTGATCGACGGTGACTGGGTCAAGGCCGCGGGCACGACACTCGGCGCGGACAATGGAGTCGGTGTGGCCGCTGCCCTTGCCGTAATGGAGAGCACGGACGTGGCCCACGGCCCGTTGGAGTTCGTCTTCACCATCGACGAGGAGAGCGGCCTTACCGGCGCGTCGGAATTCCCCACCGGACTGCTGCGCTCGAAGTACTTCCTCAACCTCGACGGCGAAGAGGAAGGCGCACTTTGCATAGGCTGCGCCGGAGGTCTGAACACCGTGGCCCGGCGTGCGGTCCAGTTCCAATCCGTGCCGCCGGGCGATGCCCTGCGCGTTCGGATCAGTGGATTGCAGGGCGGCCACTCCGGCCTCGACATCAACAAAGGCCGCGGTAACGCCGTACGTATCCTGGGCCAGGTGATGCAAGTCCTTCTGGATCGCGTGCCCATGGCCATCGCAAGTCTACAGGGCGGCAGCAAACGCAATGCAATTCCGCGCGAGGCCTCGGCCATCGTTGTGGTGGATCCGGTGCGCATCCCCGAATTGAACGCCGTGCTGGACGAATGGCAGGCCGCTCTGCGCGCCGATCTCGGCTCCTTTGATCCCGGCCTGCGGATCACGGCGGAGCCGGCGCCCCGCCCGGAACAGGTCCTGTCGGATACCGATGCTCGTGCGGTGGTCGATACCCTGGCCAGCCAGCATCATGGCGTGCTAGCCATGAGCCCGGATGTCCCTGGGCTCGTGCAGACTTCCACCAATCTGGCCATCGTACTCACCAGGGACGGCACAGTCGAAATCGAGACCAGCCAGCGCAGTCCCATTCTCACCAGCAAACTGGCGGCGGCGCGCATGGTCAGCACCGTCTTTGCCGCCGGGGGCTTTCAGACGGAACAGACCGGAGGCTACCCGGGCTGGAAGCCCGAACCGGCTAGCGAGATCGTGCGGCTGTCCAAGGCGGCTCACAACGAGATCCTTGGGCACGTTCCGGAACTGATGGCGATGCACGCCGGTCTGGAATGCGGAGTGATTGGCGAGAAGCACGACGGCATGGAGATGATCTCGTTCGGCCCGCACATTGTGGACGTCCACAGTCCCAGTGAGCGGCTGAAGATCTCCTCAGTCGAGCCCTTCTATCGCTTTCTCACCGGTCTTCTGGAACGGCTCTAG
- a CDS encoding LysR family transcriptional regulator, with amino-acid sequence MRIQNLRQADLNLLVVFTVLAEERNVTRAASRLLLTQPAVSRSLQRLRVLFHDDLLVRSPAGYEPTPKGQRLLRELESTLPRLDRLLSGSDFNPDTEEAAFRVAVTDHAAQVLCPLLARSLLRPESRVSFEFTALHDGTFEAMERGRLDLLLNADDGYLPPRFAREVIFEDEFACVVSRASHLFRAVTLKQYVDARHVGVGILGGLQTIPDKRLAAIGAHRHCPLTVPYFATALRAVAGTDLIATVPGRMAHLERDNPALRILRPPEILGKFQYLMAWHPRMSTDGAHLWLRDTIRKIGQAL; translated from the coding sequence ATGAGAATCCAGAATCTTCGTCAGGCCGATCTCAACCTGCTGGTCGTTTTCACCGTCCTTGCCGAGGAGCGCAACGTGACCCGCGCGGCCTCGCGATTGCTTCTCACCCAACCGGCGGTCAGCCGCTCGCTGCAGCGCCTCCGCGTGTTGTTCCACGACGACCTGCTAGTGCGGAGCCCTGCGGGATATGAGCCCACCCCAAAGGGGCAGCGTCTCCTGCGGGAACTGGAATCCACGCTGCCCCGGCTCGATCGCCTGTTGAGCGGTTCCGACTTCAACCCGGACACCGAGGAGGCCGCCTTCCGCGTTGCCGTGACTGACCACGCGGCTCAAGTCCTCTGCCCCCTGCTGGCACGCTCATTGCTGCGCCCGGAGAGCCGCGTCTCCTTCGAATTCACCGCACTCCACGACGGCACCTTCGAAGCCATGGAGCGCGGCCGGCTGGACCTGCTGCTGAATGCTGACGATGGCTACCTCCCGCCACGCTTTGCCCGAGAGGTCATCTTTGAGGACGAGTTCGCCTGCGTGGTGTCCAGGGCCAGCCACCTCTTCCGCGCAGTGACCCTGAAACAGTATGTGGATGCGCGCCACGTTGGGGTGGGGATCCTGGGCGGTCTACAGACCATTCCAGACAAGCGTTTGGCCGCGATCGGAGCCCATCGTCATTGCCCACTCACCGTGCCCTACTTCGCCACCGCCCTCCGCGCCGTGGCCGGGACCGACCTCATTGCCACCGTGCCTGGGCGCATGGCTCATCTGGAGCGTGACAATCCCGCACTGAGGATTCTTCGGCCGCCGGAGATCCTCGGGAAATTTCAATACCTGATGGCGTGGCACCCCAGAATGAGCACCGACGGAGCTCATCTATGGTTGAGGGACACCATCCGCAAGATAGGACAGGCGCTCTAG
- a CDS encoding SDR family oxidoreductase, with the protein MARTAIVTGASRGIGRTIAKRLAADGFSVVVNYANSAAQADAVVAEIEAAGGQALAVKADISQTADVERLFEETAQRLGSIDVVVNNSGIMPLSPIGKNDVELFDRVISTNLRGTFLVLAQAAQRVAEGGRIIAFSSSVLAKSFPAYGPYIASKAGVEGLVHVLANELRGRKITVNAVAPGPVATELFLTGKSPEQIAQISNMAPLERLGQPEDIAGVVSFLAGPDGSWINSQVLRANGGFA; encoded by the coding sequence ATGGCACGCACTGCAATCGTGACTGGAGCATCGCGCGGCATCGGCCGCACGATCGCGAAGAGACTGGCCGCGGACGGCTTCTCAGTTGTCGTGAACTACGCCAACAGCGCCGCACAGGCCGACGCCGTGGTGGCCGAGATCGAGGCGGCCGGAGGGCAAGCGCTCGCAGTGAAGGCGGACATTTCCCAAACCGCAGACGTGGAGCGCCTTTTTGAGGAGACCGCACAGCGCCTTGGATCCATTGATGTGGTGGTGAACAACTCAGGCATCATGCCGTTGTCGCCTATTGGGAAGAACGATGTGGAGTTGTTCGATCGCGTGATCAGCACCAACCTGCGCGGAACCTTTCTGGTGCTGGCGCAGGCGGCGCAGCGCGTCGCCGAGGGTGGGCGCATCATCGCCTTCTCCAGCAGCGTGCTGGCCAAGTCGTTTCCGGCGTACGGTCCGTATATCGCCTCGAAGGCCGGCGTGGAGGGCCTGGTGCACGTCTTGGCCAACGAGTTGCGTGGGCGCAAGATCACTGTGAACGCGGTAGCGCCGGGACCGGTGGCAACGGAGCTCTTCCTCACCGGCAAGAGTCCCGAGCAGATCGCTCAGATCAGCAACATGGCTCCTCTAGAGCGGTTGGGGCAGCCGGAGGATATCGCGGGGGTAGTTTCATTCCTGGCTGGGCCCGATGGAAGCTGGATCAATTCGCAGGTGCTTCGGGCAAACGGCGGATTTGCCTGA
- a CDS encoding histidine kinase, with translation MSSSLTYLVSLIVYTLGAFTFCILTAFYWGEHRRSRAAGSPTVFRGFTFACATAFLCSLLYQEGVIQAAWIILVRNLATGLAPPLMLHLVFEIEAQRLERIRIWRWTLAAFYAAGAASASARGLNETGWLSTPGGDALFRAPAVLLAVTAGAGMVLLSAARHRSPERDRGHRRRMLVVLVLLLLSAAGAAAGMDFAGQASDYLLLAFMGLCLYRKERLIFIDLLVKGGTFLLVGLVVLVPALTVGSLYLDRWPVTPLYALTLFVLAFWLMSPWVYGRVARLVDRRWLGRPYSAAEAERQFLHEIQSATTEDELHAGAAGSLGGIFQTSASLQFGASPEPESDLNDAGDDGVSTDLALNGARLGRIHLAGRPSGIPFLSDDRRLLQSLAGALSLALENVRFRADLRRQETREQQLRLLASRAELRALRAQINPHFLFNTLSVIAGLVHDQPQLADETIEHLAQVFRYTLRNSENEWSLVSEEVEFMTAYLRIEQARFGDRLRVVFEIDPAAARLSIPTMSVQPLIENAIKHGVFSKEGRGTVRLRATLEDDLLTLQVFDDGPGFPPGFALTTGGEGHGLRNVAERLQGYYGGSAALSWSSNEHGTAVVLTFPQDAVAAHRKEERDPHSYRRR, from the coding sequence ATGTCGTCCAGCCTCACGTATCTTGTATCGCTGATTGTTTATACGCTCGGCGCCTTCACCTTCTGCATACTGACGGCGTTCTACTGGGGTGAGCACAGGCGCTCCCGCGCGGCCGGCAGTCCGACGGTGTTCCGCGGCTTTACCTTCGCTTGCGCCACTGCATTTCTCTGCAGTCTTCTCTATCAGGAAGGCGTCATCCAGGCAGCCTGGATCATTCTGGTGAGAAACCTGGCGACGGGGCTGGCCCCACCTCTCATGCTTCATCTGGTCTTTGAGATCGAGGCGCAGCGGCTCGAGCGTATTCGCATATGGCGATGGACTCTGGCGGCGTTTTACGCCGCCGGCGCCGCCTCGGCATCGGCCAGAGGGCTCAACGAGACTGGTTGGCTTTCCACACCGGGCGGGGATGCATTGTTCCGCGCCCCAGCGGTGCTGTTGGCCGTCACGGCGGGCGCAGGCATGGTGCTGCTGAGCGCGGCGCGCCATCGGAGTCCAGAAAGGGATCGCGGACACCGTCGGCGGATGTTGGTGGTATTGGTTCTGTTATTGCTATCGGCCGCCGGTGCGGCCGCTGGAATGGACTTCGCAGGACAGGCGTCGGATTACCTGCTTTTAGCATTCATGGGCCTCTGTCTATATCGGAAGGAGCGACTGATCTTCATCGATCTCCTTGTAAAGGGTGGCACATTCCTACTGGTGGGCCTTGTGGTCCTGGTGCCCGCCCTCACGGTCGGATCGCTGTACCTGGATCGCTGGCCCGTCACGCCACTCTATGCCTTGACTCTGTTCGTGCTGGCTTTCTGGCTGATGAGCCCCTGGGTCTACGGGCGTGTGGCGCGCCTGGTGGATCGACGGTGGCTGGGACGGCCCTATTCCGCAGCGGAAGCCGAACGGCAGTTCCTGCACGAGATTCAGTCGGCAACAACTGAGGACGAGTTGCACGCCGGCGCCGCGGGAAGCCTCGGCGGAATCTTCCAAACCTCCGCCAGTCTTCAATTCGGTGCGTCACCCGAACCCGAATCGGACCTGAACGATGCCGGTGACGACGGGGTTTCCACTGATCTTGCGCTGAATGGGGCGCGGCTGGGCCGCATCCACCTGGCGGGCCGTCCGAGCGGCATCCCCTTCCTCAGCGACGACCGCCGCCTGCTGCAATCCCTCGCCGGCGCACTCAGTCTGGCCCTGGAAAATGTTCGTTTCCGGGCGGACCTGCGCCGCCAGGAGACCCGTGAGCAGCAACTACGATTGCTGGCGAGCCGGGCCGAATTGCGGGCCCTGCGTGCGCAGATCAATCCCCACTTCTTGTTCAACACCCTGAGCGTCATAGCCGGCTTGGTCCACGACCAGCCGCAACTGGCGGACGAAACCATCGAGCACCTGGCACAAGTCTTCCGCTACACGTTGCGCAACTCAGAAAATGAGTGGTCGCTGGTGAGCGAGGAGGTCGAGTTCATGACCGCCTACCTCCGCATCGAGCAAGCTCGATTTGGTGACCGGTTGCGGGTAGTATTTGAGATCGACCCCGCCGCGGCGCGGCTGTCGATCCCCACAATGAGCGTTCAGCCGCTGATCGAGAACGCAATCAAGCATGGCGTTTTCTCCAAAGAGGGACGGGGCACCGTCCGCCTGCGGGCAACTCTGGAAGACGATCTCCTCACCTTGCAGGTGTTCGACGACGGTCCCGGTTTTCCGCCTGGATTCGCATTGACCACCGGGGGCGAGGGCCATGGCCTCAGAAACGTGGCGGAACGGCTGCAGGGCTACTATGGGGGTTCGGCGGCGTTGTCCTGGTCGAGCAACGAGCACGGTACGGCAGTTGTGCTGACATTTCCGCAAGATGCCGTGGCCGCACATCGGAAGGAGGAGCGTGATCCGCATTCTTATCGTCGACGATGA
- a CDS encoding response regulator → MIRILIVDDEAPTRVRLRQMLGAHPDVEVVGEAESGTQAMEMVGQLRPEVLLLDIQMPGSSGIDVAACLPQPRPHVVFCTAHDQYAVEAFELNAVDYLLKPINRARLAQALDRIRTLPPSGTQDEALDRAARPRGTTPARFLARKGAQYVVIGEDRVQYFGSEGSLTRLTSDQGEYWMDPSLNDLERRLDATRFFRISRAALINLNAVTQVEAEAGGGGHVTLRNNVRLEVSRRRFRELLNSLAG, encoded by the coding sequence GTGATCCGCATTCTTATCGTCGACGATGAGGCACCGACCCGGGTGCGCTTGCGCCAGATGCTCGGCGCGCATCCGGATGTGGAGGTTGTGGGGGAGGCCGAATCCGGCACACAGGCGATGGAGATGGTGGGACAACTCCGGCCGGAGGTGCTTCTGCTGGATATCCAGATGCCTGGCAGCAGCGGTATCGACGTGGCCGCCTGTTTGCCGCAGCCCCGTCCGCATGTGGTTTTCTGCACAGCCCATGACCAATATGCCGTCGAAGCATTCGAGCTGAATGCGGTGGATTATCTATTGAAGCCGATCAACCGGGCTCGTCTGGCACAGGCTCTTGATCGCATCCGCACACTCCCTCCGTCGGGTACTCAGGACGAGGCGCTGGATCGTGCCGCCCGCCCGAGAGGCACCACTCCGGCACGGTTTCTGGCAAGGAAGGGCGCGCAGTACGTCGTGATCGGAGAAGATCGCGTGCAGTACTTCGGATCCGAAGGCAGCCTGACACGGCTAACCTCGGATCAGGGCGAGTACTGGATGGATCCCTCTCTCAACGACCTGGAACGCCGGCTCGACGCGACTCGATTCTTCCGCATCTCGCGCGCCGCACTGATCAACCTGAATGCGGTCACTCAGGTGGAAGCGGAAGCGGGCGGTGGCGGGCATGTCACACTGCGGAACAACGTCCGGCTGGAGGTGAGCCGCCGGCGCTTCCGTGAGTTGCTCAACTCGCTGGCGGGCTAG
- a CDS encoding aldo/keto reductase, whose product MSETTKTFRIGGAMEVNRLGFGAMRITGKGVWGEPKDPAEAKRVLQRAVELGVNFIDTADSYGPAVSERLIGEALSPYAKGVIVATKAGLTRQGPDLWRPVARPEYLQQQVEMSLRLLQTDVIDLWQLHRIDPKVPVEESLGIIARLQQQGKIRHVGLSEVKVPEIEQARKVIEIVSVQNLYNVGDRQHEDVLDYCEANNIAFIPWFPVAAGKLAQPGGKLDEVSKRHGATVAQLSVAWLLHRSPVMLPIPGTSSVAHLEENMQAAGIQLSTVEMAEIEQAAK is encoded by the coding sequence ATGAGCGAAACCACAAAAACATTCAGGATTGGCGGGGCCATGGAAGTGAACCGCCTTGGCTTTGGAGCCATGCGTATTACAGGCAAGGGTGTCTGGGGCGAACCCAAGGACCCGGCGGAGGCGAAGCGAGTGCTTCAGCGCGCTGTGGAGTTGGGCGTCAACTTCATCGACACGGCCGACAGCTATGGGCCGGCGGTGAGCGAGCGACTGATCGGTGAGGCGCTTTCGCCGTACGCCAAGGGAGTCATCGTTGCCACCAAGGCCGGCCTCACCCGTCAGGGCCCCGATCTCTGGCGGCCGGTCGCCAGGCCCGAGTATCTGCAACAACAGGTGGAGATGAGCCTCCGTCTGCTTCAAACGGACGTGATCGATCTGTGGCAGTTGCATCGCATCGATCCCAAAGTGCCGGTGGAGGAGTCGCTGGGCATAATTGCCAGGCTTCAGCAGCAGGGCAAGATCCGTCATGTGGGCTTGAGCGAGGTGAAGGTGCCGGAGATTGAGCAGGCGCGCAAGGTGATCGAGATCGTCAGCGTGCAGAATCTCTACAACGTCGGCGACCGGCAGCACGAGGATGTGCTCGACTATTGCGAGGCGAACAACATCGCCTTCATCCCGTGGTTTCCCGTCGCGGCTGGCAAACTGGCACAACCGGGCGGCAAGCTGGACGAAGTATCGAAGCGGCACGGCGCTACGGTCGCCCAGCTTTCGGTGGCCTGGTTGCTGCATCGCAGTCCGGTGATGCTCCCAATCCCGGGGACTTCGTCGGTCGCCCACCTGGAAGAGAACATGCAGGCAGCGGGCATCCAACTATCAACGGTGGAGATGGCCGAAATCGAGCAGGCCGCGAAATAG
- a CDS encoding RNA-binding S4 domain-containing protein, with product MERVRMDKWLWAARFFKTRALAAKACELGRIQSNGVAAKAARDVKVGDRLQVINDSGEYGIEVLQLSEMRGPATVAQTLYQESDESRELRRQRAEERKTMSPFEALRDGRPSKRDRREIQRFRGRA from the coding sequence ATGGAGCGCGTCAGGATGGACAAATGGCTTTGGGCTGCCCGGTTCTTCAAGACCCGGGCTCTAGCCGCGAAGGCCTGCGAGTTAGGACGGATCCAATCCAATGGGGTGGCGGCCAAGGCGGCGCGCGATGTCAAAGTGGGCGACCGTCTGCAAGTGATCAACGACAGTGGCGAGTACGGCATCGAGGTGCTCCAGTTGAGCGAGATGCGCGGCCCGGCGACTGTGGCCCAGACGCTGTACCAGGAATCCGACGAAAGCCGCGAACTGCGGCGCCAACGCGCCGAGGAACGTAAGACCATGTCGCCGTTCGAGGCTCTCCGTGACGGACGGCCGTCCAAGCGGGATCGCCGGGAGATCCAACGTTTCCGCGGCCGCGCCTGA